One part of the Mytilus trossulus isolate FHL-02 chromosome 11, PNRI_Mtr1.1.1.hap1, whole genome shotgun sequence genome encodes these proteins:
- the LOC134690339 gene encoding D(2)-like dopamine receptor, which produces MDYSEVNKINDDMTETLMPAIGIVSVYMAIGLIGNPMVIYYYGFRARSTSSFHFILALAVFDLIVCTVSMPLEIVDMTHFYKFESVVACKILRFVNYFATIGSGGILMALAVDRYRKICRPLRRQLTLQITRLIIGFVCLFSFCISWPSLAFYNIVNVNITKVPGLTGSDCTMIRDDDYKLLITVYNVFLFLIFLICVSALIVLYALVGKTLFRVKCCRLKRVVQKSENTSRRYIPAETVASEIESCNDSSKRNSVSYGLEIQIKDENDDKPLATITELQNDNNNMPLSDNSGNSHIDMSEVTSQNLPPNYLPYCAEKDSKDSDDIDPSINRRSTEIILKEGTDGKTVAKLSNGKSHKKHKGKVKLTPNVSTSSLGSVRYNHRSSRKSISRRLHTRQYTIMMIAITIAFIISFLPYLALVTWRTIATDYEVDVLSDPELLAFQIFIRSFLISSAVNPLIYGFLNSEFRRFIYQRVCCCLHSKTPSPEISSSHSI; this is translated from the coding sequence ATGGATTACAGTGAAGTAAATAAGATAAATGATGATATGACAGAAACTCTTATGCCAGCCATTGGTATAGTGTCAGTATACATGGCAATCGGACTTATAGGGAACCCCATGGTTATATATTACTACGGATTTAGAGCTAGATCAACTTCATCGTTTCACTTTATTCTTGCGTTAGCAGTTTTCGATCTAATCGTATGTACTGTATCAATGCCGTTAGAAATTGTGGACATGACCCATTTCTACAAATTCGAAAGTGTGGTTGCCTGTAAAATTCTACGTTTTGTAAACTACTTTGCAACCATAGGTTCTGGTGGTATTTTAATGGCCTTAGCCGTTGACAGGTATAGAAAAATATGCAGACCTCTTCGAAGACAACTCACTTTACAAATAACCAGACTTATAATTGgatttgtgtgtttgttttcattttgtatttcttgGCCAAGCCTCGCTTTTTACAATATCGTGAATGTAAACATTACTAAAGTACCTGGATTAACCGGAAGTGATTGCACCATGATAAGAGACGATGATTACAAACTTTTGATCACTGTCTacaatgtgtttttgtttttaatatttttgatatgtgTTAGTGCTTTGATTGTACTGTACGCTTTAGTTGGAAAGACATTATTTCGAGTGAAATGTTGCCGTCTAAAGAGAGTCGTACAAAAAAGCGAAAATACAAGTCGGCGGTACATTCCGGCAGAAACAGTTGCGAGTGAAATAGAAAGTTGCAATGATAGTTCGAAACGTAATTCCGTGAGTTATGGAttagaaattcaaattaaaGACGAGAATGACGACAAGCCCTTAGCAACAATAACGGAACTACAAAATGATAACAACAACATGCCATTATCCGATAATTCTGGTAATTCTCACATAGATATGTCAGAAGTAACCAGTCAAAACCTACCTCCAAATTATTTACCGTACTGCGCAGAAAAAGATTCAAAGGACTCTGACGACATCGATCCGTCTATTAATAGACGTTCCACGGAAATTATTCTAAAGGAAGGTACAGACGGGAAAACAGTCGCCAAACTTTCAAACGGAAAATCACACAAAAAACATAAAGGAAAAGTCAAATTAACTCCAAATGTATCCACGAGCAGTCTTGGAAGTGTAAGGTATAATCATCGATCGTCAAGAAAATCAATTTCAAGAAGACTGCATACAAGACAATATACCATTATGATGATCGCCATTACTATAGCTTTCATCATTTCATTTTTACCATATTTGGCTTTGGTCACGTGGCGAACCATAGCAACTGACTATGAGGTTGACGTGTTATCTGATCCTGAACTTTTAGCGTTTCAAATTTTTATCAGGTCGTTTTTGATAAGCAGTGCTGTAAATCCATTAATTTATGGATTTCTTAATAGTGAATTTAGACGTTTTATTTATCAGCGTGTCTGCTGCTGTTTACACAGCAAAACACCATCACCTGAAATCTCATCATCGCACTCTATTTGA